In Arachis stenosperma cultivar V10309 chromosome 1, arast.V10309.gnm1.PFL2, whole genome shotgun sequence, one DNA window encodes the following:
- the LOC130976737 gene encoding protein MID1-COMPLEMENTING ACTIVITY 1, whose amino-acid sequence MASSWEHFGEVANVAQLTGIDAVRLIGMIVKAASTARMHKKNCRQFAQHIKLIGNLLEQLKISELKRYPETREPLEQLEDALRRSYILVNSCQDRSYLYLLAMGWNIVYQFRKAQNEIDRLLRLVPLITLVDNARVRERLEVIEKDQREYTLDDDCQKLQTVILKPEPDKEDSVVLKKTLSCSYPNVPFSEALKKENEKLQLELQYSQAIMDIHQCEFIQRLLDITEAAAYSPEKAHKKVEYSNYSYSDAGGGGKSHSSAEKEKPYKKSDTFPASRSPAPEKDLPSTGGSYQQEDWHTDLLACCSEPCLCIKTCFFPCGTLSKIATVATNRPISSAEACNDLLAYSLILSCCCYTCCIRRKLRKLFNITGGYVDDFLSHFMCCCCALVQEWREVEIRGYYGSSEKIKTIPPPLQYMES is encoded by the exons ATGGCATCTTCATGGGAACATTTTGGGGAGGTTGCAAATGTAGCCCAGCTGACGGGTATAGATGCTGTGAGATTGATTGGGATGATTGTGAAAGCTGCGAGCACGGCACGGATGCACAAGAAGAATTGTAGGCAGTTTGCACAGCATATAAAGTTGATTGGGAACTTGTTGGAGCAGCTCAAGATCTCAGAGCTTAAGAGGTACCCAGAGACCCGGGAGCCTCTGGAACAGCTAGAGGATGCTCTCAGAAGATCTTACATTCTGGTTAATAGTTGCCAGGACCGCAGCTATCTTTACTTACTGGCCATGGGATGGAACATTGTCTATCAATTCAGGAAGGCTCAGAATGAAATCGACAGATTGTTACGCCTCGTTCCTCTCATTACTCTGGTTGACAATGCTCGAGTCAGG GAGAGACTTGAAGTTATTGAGAAGGATCAACGCGAGTACACGTTGGATGATGACTGCCAAAAGTTGCAGACTGTTATTTTAAAGCCTGAGCCGGACAAAGAAGACTCTGTGGTGCTGAAAAAAACTCTATCCTGTTCGTACCCCAACGTACCTTTCTCAGAAGCActtaaaaaagaaaacgaaaagcTTCAACTTGAACTACAATATTCACAGGCAATTATGGATATACATCAGTGTGAATTCATTCAACGGTTGTTAGATATCACAGAAGCTGCAGCTTATTCACCTGAAAAAGCTCATAAGAAAGTAGAGTATAGTAACTACAGCTACTCTGATGCTGGTGGTGGTGGCAAAAGTCATTCATCTGCTGAAAAAGAAAAGCCTTATAAAAAAAGTGATACTTTTCCAGCATCAAG GTCACCAGCTCCAGAAAAGGATCTGCCATCGACTGGAGGTTCATATCAGCAGGAAGACTGGCATACCGATTTACTTGCTTGCTGTTCTGAACCTTGTCTTT GTATAAAGACATGTTTCTTTCCTTGCGGAACGCTTTCAAAGATTGCTACTGTTGCAACTAACAGGCCAATAT CTTCTGCAGAAGCATGCAATGACTTATTGGCATATTCATTGATCTTGTCTTGCTGTTGCTATACTTGCTGCATAAGGAGGAAGCTTAGGAAGTTGTTCAACATCACG GGTGGCTATgttgatgattttctttctcATTTCATGTGTTGCTGCTGTGCTCTTGTGCAAGAATGGAGGGAAGTTGAAATCCGCGGGTATTATG GTTCTTCTGAGAAGATCAAAACAATCCCTCCACCTTTACAATACATGGAATCTTGA
- the LOC130975393 gene encoding uncharacterized protein LOC130975393: MGQTGYMNQTDPSPYPSHKASLLQKSKKENESERASSPSKSPKKQERETKLERQKSSQQIQTKSSLGYSVGDEVGEGEYLRTSLLCAVPTGVGDGLLDDPEDDDVEPDMIADDSGDVVGASEPAGAGGGSSSGTQQYPPHFSSLDLDAMRQEGVPGQPTGFGARDAEGSAGLTEFQVGQQFPDKEEALLSVKTYCIRRGVQYKVVESDYCRYVGKCSEFGNGFTWLIRLSLRQRKGVWEVKRYNGPHTCLTTSISSDHRSLDYHVISAFIMPMVRADASVSIKVLLNATVTHFGFRPTYRRVWLAKQKAVALIYGDWDESYNELPRWVLGVQLTMAGTVAFIKTSPVRVGGQLDESRAYFHRLFWTFPPCIEAFRHCKPLISIDGTHLYGKYGGTLLVAIAQDGNSNILPVAFALVEGENAESHNGIKAALEAPDGGWLPPSAYRAFCIRHVAANFALTFKGKDTRRLLVNTAYAKTEVEFHYWFDILRSEDPAMCDWANRIEYSLWTQHCDEGRRFGHMMTNISECVNSILKGVRNLPMCSLVKATYGRLAELFVRKGREAEAQMGTGQQFSQHLVKCIEANLKTARYFTVTVYDRDNFEFTVAETTPTGSFSLGSYKVSLASQTCDCGYFQALHFPCPHALACCAYSRLTWEPYVHQVYRLSSVFSVYRMGFTPPIPEGFWPPYDRPTVIPDPNKRRAREGRPRSTRIRTNMDEADPNRPKRCGLCRQPGHTSRSCLQLGGAEHTRGHD; this comes from the exons ATGGGCCAAACGGGTTACATGAACCAAACCGATCCAAGCCCGTATCCATCCCACAAAGCTTCTCTTCttcagaaaagtaagaaagagaacGAGAGTGAAAGAGCTTCTTCACCAAGCAAatcaccaaagaagcaagaaagagaaactAAGCTTGAAAGGCAGAAGTCATCTCAACaaatccaaaccaaatcaagcttaggTTATAG TGTAGGCGACGAGGTCGGAGAAGGGGAATATCTGCGTACCTCTTTATTGTGTGCTGTACCGACTGGGGTTGGAGATGGATTATTGGATGATCCAGAGGACGATGATGTCGAGCCAGATATGATTGCTGATGACAGTGGCGATGTTGTTGGAGCAAGTGAGCCTGCTGGGGCGGGCGGTGGTTCTAGCTCTGGCACGCAGCAGTACCCTCCACATTTTTCCTCTTTGGACTTGGATGCCATGAGGCAGGAGGGGGTCCCTGGGCAGCCGACTGGATTTGGCGCTAGAGATGCTGAAGGGTCTGCAGGTCTGACAGAGTTTCAGGTTGGTCAGCAATTTCCGGATAAAGAAGAGGCCCTCTTAAGTGTCAAGACTTACTGCATCCGTCGAGGGGTACAGTACAAGGTCGTGGAGTCTGACTATTGCCGGTATGTGGGCAAGTGTTCTGAGTTCGGCAATGGGTTTACATGGTTGATTCGGCTTAGTCTCCGACAGCGAAAGGGAGTTTGGGAGGTCAAACGTTACAACGGACCGCATACTTGTCTCACCACCTCCATTTCCAGCGATCACAGGAGTTTGGATTACCATGTGATATCAGCATTCATTATGCCAATGGTTAGGGCTGATGCATCCGTCAGCATCAAGGTGCTCCTAAATGCCACCGTCACACACTTTGGGTTTAGGCCGACTTACAGGAGGGTCTGGTTGGCGAAGCAGAAGGCTGTTGCCCTCATCTATGGTGACTGGGATGAGTCGTACAATGAGCTCCCAAGGTGGGTGTTAGGAGTCCAGTTGACGATGGCTGGTACTGTTGCATTCATAAAGACGAGCCCTGTTCGTGTCGGTGGACAGTTAGACGAGTCTCGAGCTTATTTTCACAGACTATTCTGGACGTTTCCACCGTGTATCGAGGCATTCCGTCATTGCAAGCCCCTAATTAGTATTGACGGCACCCATCTGTATGGCAAGTATGGGGGAACGTTGCTTGTCGCGATTGCACAGGACGGGAACTCCAACATACTCCCTGTTGCATTCGCATTAGTCGAGGGTGAGAATGCTGAGTC GCATAACGGCATCAAGGCCGCGCTTGAGGCTCCTGACGGAGGCTGGTTACCTCCGTCTGCATACCGGGCATTCTGCATTCGACATGTTGCGGCAAATTTCGCCCTCACCTTCAAGGGCAAAGACACAAGGAGGCTACTTGTGAATACGGCGTACGCTAAGACCGAGGTCGAGTTCCATTACTGGTTTGATATTCTTAGGTCCGAAGACCCGGCGATGTGTGACTGGGCGAACCGGATTGAGTATTCGTTGTGGACACAGCATTGTGATGAGGGGCGTAGATTCGGACACATGATGACGAATATATCTGAGTGTGTGAACTCGATCCTCAAGGGTGTCAGAAACCTTCCTATGTGCTCGCTAGTGAAGGCAACATACGGAAGGTTGGCCGAATTATTTGTTCGCAAAGGGAGAGAGGCTGAGGCGCAGATGGGAACCGGACAACAATTTAGTCAGCACTTGGTGAAGTGTATAGAGGCCAACTTGAAGACGGCTAGGTACTTCACGGTTACTGTGTACGACAGAGATAACTTCGAGTTCACCGTTGCAGAGACAACTCCGACTGGTTCTTTCTCACTGGGTAGCTATAAAGTCTCGCTTGCATCTCAGACATGTGACTGCGGATACTTCCAGGCACTTCATTTCCCGTGTCCCCATGCACTGGCATGCTGTGCCTACTCACGGCTTACATGGGAGCCTTACGTCCACCAGGTGTATCGTCTTAGTTCGGTCTTCAGTGTGTATCGGATGGGTTTCACACCTCCCATTCCGGAGGGTTTCTGGCCACCATATGACAGGCCGACTGTCATCCCTGACCCCAATAAGAGGCGTGCGAGAGAGGGTCGTCCGAGGTCCACTCGGATACGGACCAATATGGACGAGGCAGATCCGAACCGGCCAAAGAGATGTGGGCTTTGTCGGCAGCCCGGCCACACAAGTCGGAGTTGCCTACAGCTCGGAGGAGCAGAGCACACACGGGGGCATGATTAG
- the LOC130938528 gene encoding SKP1-like protein 1B, with translation MASTKKITLKSSDGEAFEVDEAVALESQTIKHMIEDDCADSGIPLPNVTSKILAKVIEYCKKHVDAAASEEKPSEEDLKMWDAEFVKVDQATLFDLILAANYLNIKSLLDLTCQTVADMIKGKTPEEIRKTFNIKNDFTPEEEEEVRRENQWAFE, from the exons ATGGCGTCAACGAAGAAGATCACTTTGAAAAGTTCCGATGGCGAGGCGTTTGAGGTTGACGAGGCAGTGGCTCTCGAATCGCAGACGATCAAGCACATGATCGAAGACGATTGCGCTGACAGTGGAATTCCTCTTCCAAACGTCACCAGCAAGATCCTTGCGAAGGTGATTGAGTATTGCAAGAAGCACGTCGATGCTGCTGCTTCCGAGGAGAAGCCATCCGAGGAGGATCTCAAGATGTGGGATGCTGAATTCGTTAAGGTCGATCAGGCCACGCTCTTCGATCTCATTCTG GCTGCAAACTACTTGAACATCAAGAGCCTCTTGGACCTTACTTGCCAGACAGTGGCAGACATGATCAAGGGCAAGACTCCGGAGGAGATTCGCAAGACTTTCAATATCAAGAACGACTTCACGccggaggaggaggaggaggtcCGCCGCGAAAACCAGTGGGCATTTGAATGA